In the Agromyces flavus genome, TGTTAGCCCTACGATCGGCGCGGCTGTCAACTGACCGATGATCACGGAACGGTAACGGGCCGTGACCGCCCCCGGATGACGGTCAGAACGCGGGCGCGCCGACCGACGACCGCACGATGAGCTCGGGCACGATCGTGCCGCGGTACTCGGGCGCCGAGGCGTCGATGTCGCCGAGCAGCAGCGCGACGCACCGCCGCCCGAGCTCGGCGAAGTCCTGGCGCACCGTCGTGAGCGGTGGCCAGAAGTGGGCCGCCTCTGGGATGTCGTCGAAGCCGATGACCGAGACGTCCCTCGGGATCTCGAGCCCGGCGTCGCGCACCGCGTGCATGACGCCGAGCGCCATCTGGTCGTTCGACGCGAAGATCGCCGTGAAGTCGCGCACGGTCAGCAGCTCGCGACCGGCGTAGTACCCGAAGTCGGCCGTCCAGTCGCCGAGGATCGGCGCGGTCGTGGGCACGTCCCGCGCGCTCATCTCGTCGAGGAACCCGCGCATGCGCGCCTCGGCCTCGATCCAGTCCTGCGGCCCGGCCAGGTGGTAGATCTGGCGGTGCCCGCGCTCGATGAGGTGGCGCGTGGCGATCCGGGCGCCCGCGATCTGGTCGACCGAGAGCGTGTGCTCGGGGTCGCGGCCGGTCGACTGCAGCGTGACGTACGGCACGTCGATCGACAACTGCGCGAGCGTGTCGAACACGCGCACCTGCGGCGCGATGACGACGAGGCCCTCGATGCCCTGCGCGGCGAGGTGGGCCAGCCCGTCGGCAATGGAGCCCGCGTCGCCCGACTCGATGTTGGCGGTGGTGACCCAGTAACCCGACGTGCGCGCGGCCGACTCGATGGCCGCGATGCTCGACGCCGGCCCGTAGTGCGTGCTCGACGCCGACAGGATGCCGATCGTGCGCGACCGGCTCGTCACGAGCGCGCGCGCCGCTCGGTTGGGCTTGTACTGCAGCTCGGCCATCACGTCGAGCACCCGCTGCTTGGTCTCCGGACGGATGCTCGGATGGTTGTTCAGCACGCGCGACACCGTCTGATGCGAGACGCCCGCGAGGCGCGCGACATCGCGGATGCTGGGCGCACGCCCACGCACGGACTCCTGCGTCGTCTCCGGCACGTGACCTCGGTTCGATTCCGGCATGTTCACGGTCACACATGCCGCCGCGACCATTATGCACGCGGATGGCGCGAATGTGACCGTCACAATGTGACCGTCACATCGGATCGGCGGCCCGTCAGCGCGGCGGATGGACGCGCGACGACAGCGCCACCCCGACGATCGCGATCGCGACCGTCACGAGGAACTCGGCCGTGAATGCATCGGGCCCGACGACGCTCGCGACGAGGGCGGTGATCGCCAAGGCGACCGCCGCGCCGAGCGACTCGCCGATCGTGAGCGCCGCGCTGTTGAAGCCCTGCGACTCCTGCGTCGACTGCTCGAGCACCGAGACCGAGAAGCGCGGATACATGAAGCCCATCGCGGCGCCGCACGCCGTCCAGGCGACGAACGCGACCGCCGGATGCAGCGTGAAGGCGGCGACCCCGAGCACGACCACGAGCGAGACGGCGAGCAGGCCCGCGCCGATCCGCACGACGTCGGCGTTCGAGATCCGGTCGCCGAGCCGGCCCTGCAACCACGAGGCGACGGCCCAGGAGATGCCGGCGCCCGTGAGCACCGCGCCAGCGAGGCTCGGCATCAACCCGTAGCGCTCGATGAGCAGGTACGGCAGGTAGATCTCGCTGGCGAAGAAGGCGCCGGCGACGATCGCGCGCATGAGCACGGTCGCGGGCATGCCCCGCGCCGCCCGCAGCGCGCCGGGCGGGAGCAGCGGCCGCACGGCGACGATCGCGACGAAGATGCC is a window encoding:
- a CDS encoding LacI family DNA-binding transcriptional regulator: MPETTQESVRGRAPSIRDVARLAGVSHQTVSRVLNNHPSIRPETKQRVLDVMAELQYKPNRAARALVTSRSRTIGILSASSTHYGPASSIAAIESAARTSGYWVTTANIESGDAGSIADGLAHLAAQGIEGLVVIAPQVRVFDTLAQLSIDVPYVTLQSTGRDPEHTLSVDQIAGARIATRHLIERGHRQIYHLAGPQDWIEAEARMRGFLDEMSARDVPTTAPILGDWTADFGYYAGRELLTVRDFTAIFASNDQMALGVMHAVRDAGLEIPRDVSVIGFDDIPEAAHFWPPLTTVRQDFAELGRRCVALLLGDIDASAPEYRGTIVPELIVRSSVGAPAF